CTCACACAACTACTTAACGAGGGTGGGGATAGGTTGAGGGAAAGCCTCCTAACCCTAATCAACAACACAGTAATACAAGATATAAACCATAAACTCAAAGATGGAGATACAATAACCCTCCTAATAGCCATAGATGGTGGATAAAAATAAAAGGCTCCCTCCAAGAAAACATAATTTACGTAATTATCCTAGTTTAATGATTTGGAAGGTGAATGGAAGGGTGGAATTAAAGATTGAAATCCCCCCGACTTAGAGGAGGAAGTTAGAAGGATTCCGAGGGAGGAGCTATCAAGGATGATTATAGAGTTCCTTAAATTGAAGGTTTTCGAATTGGAGCTTAAGAGGCTTAGGGAATTGCAGAGGCTTATGCTGGAAATGCTTTCAATGAAGAGTAAATTGACTGAGGAGGATGCCGTGAAACTTGGAGAGAAGGTTAGGGAGGGTATGCT
This Candidatus Methanomethylicota archaeon DNA region includes the following protein-coding sequences:
- a CDS encoding MoaD/ThiS family protein; the protein is MKYIRVKVKYLAPYIKNLIGLDEETITIEGEASLKDLMVKIAEIHGKHILTQLLNEGGDRLRESLLTLINNTVIQDINHKLKDGDTITLLIAIDGG